The Raphanus sativus cultivar WK10039 chromosome 2, ASM80110v3, whole genome shotgun sequence genome includes a region encoding these proteins:
- the LOC130508709 gene encoding uncharacterized protein LOC130508709 produces the protein MEEEFWRQRSRQLWLTLGDANTGYFHAITKGRKTRNRLSVMENEAGTPSFEEDQISAVICDFYEKLFDSPGYVVSSAVNEALKPCISTEQNELLIKEPTPEEIKRATFAIHADKAPGPDGFSASFFHSNWQVVGPAVVAEVQQFFLTGELSTTINNTHVRLIPKNAEAKKVADFRPIALCNVLYKIISKVLALRLKSVLGLIISENQSAFVAGRAITDNILITHEVLQYLKTSTAEKNCTMAVKTDMSKAYDRLEWGFIAQVLQRLGIHAKCVQWIIQCVSTVTYSYLVNETVQGSVIPRRGIRQGDPLSPYLFILCSEVLSGLCSNAARDGTLKGIRVARGSPRVNHLLFADDTMFFCYATPTSCETLRTILKTYETASGQQINNAKSSITFSCKTSKEIKQEAQKILNITREGGSGKYLGLPEHFGRRKRDLFTSVVDRIRQKAVSWSTRFLSKAGKLTMLQSVLTAIPSHTMSCFEIPVSLCKRIQSVLTRFWWDDTEGTRKMSWVAWDTITKPKSEGGLGVRDIQIFNQALLAKQAWRILTKPDCLLARVLRGKYCHSKSFLEVSLPASCSHGWRSILHGRDLLITHLGKSIGNGLETKVWKDSWISLDEQIKMHGPLQEEVIDLRVADLLTTDLQWNKTRVQEILPSVAPQILCLKPSQTGASDAFIWQKTSSGTYTTKSGYYSARMDHVQQEAMINSDFDWKKDVWKNTCSPKLKVFLWSILKGALPLGDNLQRRGINTEVKCPRCQGEETTIHTFFLCPFAVEVWKLIPLRDVVHIATDEAIPEVLTKFRNSICLPPSGITNNILPWVVWSIWLSRNALIFEALTSPPEEIATRAIRLGREWTYAQGIKATPTNVIQRGTNSKSHPVETEGETLCRSDAAWNKQTKQAGFGWIFTGHGFTTAVEGSNSQDYVDSPLVAEAMAMRLALIKAATLEIKTLRMSSDNRTLIRAIHGDMQAKEIRGIVHDILEISSVFVSISFSFVSRDFNKEADASAKLSLRRRSVSTLNG, from the coding sequence ATGGAGGAGGAGTTTTGGAGACAGAGGAGCAGGCAGCTATGGCTTACCTTGGGAGACGCTAACACGGGGTACTTCCATGCTATAACCAAAGGCAGAAAGACAAGAAACCGACTCTCAGTGATGGAGAACGAAGCTGGAACCCCAAGCTTCGAAGAAGATCAAATCTCAGCTGTTATTTGCGACTTCTATGAGAAGCTCTTCGACTCGCCGGGCTATGTAGTTTCCTCTGCAGTAAATGAGGCGTTAAAACCGTGTATCTCCACAGAGCAAAACGAGCTATTAATCAAGGAACCAACACCAGAAGAGATAAAGCGAGCTACCTTTGCGATACATGCGGATAAAGCCCCCGGACCAGACGGCTTCTCGGCCAGTTTCTTCCACTCAAACTGGCAAGTCGTGGGACCAGCAGTAGTAGCAGAAGTCCAACAGTTCTTCCTCACGGGTGAGCTCTCTACAACGATCAACAATACCCATGTTAGATTAATACCGAAGAACGCAGAAGCAAAGAAAGTTGCAGACTTTCGACCTATAGCCCTATGCAATGTGCTTTATAAGATTATTTCTAAAGTGCTGGCTCTAAGGTTGAAATCAGTCTTGGGGCTAATCATTTCTGAGAACCAATCTGCGTTTGTAGCTGGGAGAGCTATAACAGACAATATCCTCATAACCCACGAGGTTCTACAATATCTCAAAACGTCTACAGCAGAGAAAAATTGCACTATGGCAGTTAAAACTGACATGTCGAAGGCTTATGACCGACTAGAATGGGGTTTCATAGCTCAAGTACTACAAAGGCTGGGGATTCATGCTAAATGTGTTCAGTGGATCATCCAATGTGTCTCCACAGTTACCTACTCTTATCTAGTTAATGAAACGGTGCAAGGCTCGGTTATACCTAGAAGAGGGATCAGACAGGGGGACCCCCTGTCTCCGTATCTATTTATCCTATGCAGCGAAGTTCTATCAGGCCTATGCTCCAATGCAGCAAGAGATGGTACCTTAAAAGGCATAAGAGTCGCTAGAGGAAGCCCACGGGTTAACCATCTGCTCTTTGCAGATGATACCATGTTCTTTTGCTATGCCACGCCAACAAGCTGCGAGACTCTGAGGACGATCCTTAAGACCTACGAGACAGCGTCGGGACAACAAATAAACAACGCGAAGTCATCAATCACATTCTCATGCAAAACATCAAAGGAGATTAAACAAGAAGCGCAGAAAATCTTGAACATCACAAGAGAAGGAGGTTCTGGGAAGTACCTTGGGCTCCCTGAGCATTTTGGCAGAAGAAAACGAGACTTGTTCACCTCGGTGGTTGATAGGATACGTCAAAAAGCAGTCAGCTGGTCCACGAGGTTCCTCTCCAAGGCAGGCAAACTAACCATGCTGCAGTCAGTTCTAACTGCCATCCCATCTCATACCATGTCCTGCTTCGAAATCCCCGTAAGCCTGTGTAAGAGAATTCAGTCAGTTCTCACTAGATTTTGGTGGGATGACACTGAAGGAACTAGGAAAATGTCGTGGGTGGCATGGGACACGATAACTAAACCGAAATCGGAGGGGGGACTAGGCGTTCGAGACATCCAGATTTTTAATCAAGCACTATTAGCTAAACAAGCGTGGCGCATCCTTACTAAGCCAGACTGTCTCCTAGCTAGAGTTTTGAGAGGGAAGTACTGCCATAGTAAATCCTTTCTAGAGGTTTCCCTACCGGCTAGCTGCTCACACGGATGGAGAAGTATACTACATGGCAGGGATCTTCTAATTACGCACCTAGGCAAGTCTATTGGCAATGGACTAGAAACTAAAGTCTGGAAAGATTCATGGATTTCTCTCGATGAGCAAATCAAAATGCATGGACCTCTACAGGAAGAAGTTATTGATCTTAGGGTGGCAGACCTACTCACAACAGACCTCCAATGGAACAAGACAAGAGTCCAGGAAATCTTACCTTCGGTAGCACCTCAGATACTGTGCCTGAAACCAAGCCAAACAGGAGCCTCCGATGCTTTCATCTGGCAGAAAACCTCCTCGGGTACCTATACAACAAAGTCAGGGTATTACTCAGCAAGGATGGATCATGTTCAGCAGGAAGCTATGATAAACTCAGACTTCGACTGGAAGAAGGATGTATGGAAAAACACCTGCTCACCTAAGCTGAAGGTTTTTCTCTGGTCGATTCTAAAAGGAGCTCTACCTCTAGGTGACAACCTACAAAGAAGGGGAATCAACACAGAGGTTAAATGCCCACGTTGTCAGGGAGAGGAGACAACAATACATACATTCTTCCTATGTCCATTTGCAGTGGAAGTGTGGAAGCTGATACCTCTTAGAGATGTAGTTCACATAGCTACGGATGAAGCGATCCCGGAAGTGCTGACGAAATTCAGAAACAGCATCTGTCTACCTCCTTCTGGAATCACCAACAACATCCTCCCCTGGGTAGTCTGGTCGATTTGGCTATCACGGAACGCCCTAATCTTCGAAGCTCTAACCTCTCCCCCTGAAGAGATTGCGACAAGAGCAATAAGATTAGGCCGCGAGTGGACGTATGCACAAGGGATCAAAGCAACTCCTACTAACGTGATTCAAAGGGGGACGAACAGCAAATCTCACCCGGTGGAGACAGAGGGAGAAACTCTCTGTCGGTCAGATGCAGCGtggaacaaacaaacaaagcagGCGGGATTTGGATGGATCTTCACAGGACACGGCTTCACAACGGCAGTAGAGGGATCGAACTCGCAGGATTATGTAGACTCTCCTCTGGTAGCGGAAGCGATGGCGATGCGACTCGCCCTCATCAAGGCAGCGACCCTAGAGATCAAAACTCTCAGGATGTCCTCCGACAATAGAACGCTCATTCGAGCAATCCACGGTGACATGCAGGCTAAGGAAATCAGAGGAATCGTCCACGACATCCTTGAAATCTCCTCTGTTTTCGTCtcaatttccttttcttttgtttctcgCGATTTCAACAAAGAAGCTGATGCCTCAGCTAAGCTTTCGTTACGTCGTCGTTCTGTATCAACCCTTAATGGGTAA